The Aliivibrio salmonicida LFI1238 genome contains the following window.
TATCGCCTAAGCGAAGAACAATAGGCGCCTACGGCGCAAATCAAAAGGACTCAACCTCTTCCATTGTTGCCAATAAATCGTTTATCCTATCGCCATGCACGCATATAAACCCCTGAAACAATTATTTAATAGTCAAAATAACTGGCTTAAATTTCTTCATAATAACAAAGCTAACCTAAGAGCGGTCGTGATTGAAAATGTCACAAAGATGCTGTCCTGTGGGACAGCGGCTTTTGGCTCTCGCGAATATCATTGTTGCAACCCTGACTGTACCCATATCAAATATATTCACCAAACCTGTAAATCTCGAGCGTGCAGTAGCTGTGGCATGAAAGCCACAGAGCGATGGATACAAAAGCAACAACATGTCTTCCCTGAATGCGAATATCAACACATCACCTTTACCCTTCCAAACACGCTATGGCCTATCTTTCGTCATAACCGTTGGCTGTTAAATAAATTATTCAAATGTGCTGCAAACATTCTGCTGGGATGGGCAAAAGATAAAGGAATAGATGTCGGTATCTTTTGTGCTCTTCATACTTACGGTCGAAAACTGAATTGGAATACGCACTTACATTTATCGGTCACTCGTGGGGGAATTTGTGAACGTACCGGTTTATGGAAACCCATTTACTTCCAAATGAAAACGACAGAGCCTTGTTGGAGAGCGGCTATCGTCAGTTTATTGGGTAAGGCTTATTATGAGCTTGATTTATCAAGCGAAGAATGCCCCTATATCCGTAATAAAACGGATTGGTCACGCTTTTTAAGCAGTCAATATAATCGTCGTTGGAAGCTTCATTTTGCTAAAAAGACAAATAATGTAAAACCGACGATGAACTATCTTGGTCGGTATTTAAAACGGCCCCCGATTTCAGCGTCACGTTTAAGTCATTACGCCAAAGGCGGAATGATAACGTTTAATTATTTAGACCATCGAACAGGAACAACAGACAGCCTAACATTATCACCAGAAGAGATGATAAGACGGATAGTAGAGCACTATCCTGATAAACATTTCAAGATGATCCGATACTACGGTTTTTTATCAATGCGTCGTCGTGGAGAAGCTCTGCCGTAAGCGTGCGGGGAACTACACCTTGTCTTTTACATTCCAAGGTAAAAGTGAATCGATATCTGGCGATCCAACACATAAACGATCTAGACAATACCTAATATAATCGTAAGGGATTAATCCGTTTGCCTTTGCTGTTTCTACAATGCTGTAAAGCATTGCACTTGAATCTGCACCAGCCGTTGAACCCGAAAATAACCAGTTTTTCCGGCCGATAACAAACGGTTTAACCGCTCGCTCTGCTCGATTGTTATCAATAGATAACAATCCATCATCAATATAACGAACTAATTTATCCCATTGATTTAATGTATAGCTAATCGCCTCACCTAATTTTGTTTTAGGTGATACTCGACTAACTGCGCTATCAAGCCAATCACGGAGCTCTTTAAGTAAATCGCGGGCTTCTGTCTGCCTAGCAACATACTTGGCTTCAGGGGAAGCCTCTTTTAATAACGATTCGATCCGGTATAGCTTTTGGATTTTACTCAATACCCAATCTGCACTCCCTGTTTTCCCTTTTACTTGAACACGTTGAGCCTCAATAAATCGTCGACGTGCGTGTGCCCAACAGCCAACTAAAATCGCTTCAGTTTGTTCATAACCTTGGTAACCATCGGTATGTAAATACCCGTTATAACCTTTTAAAAAGTTAACTGGATGGTAGCCATGCCTGCTAGATTGATAATCATAAAGTACAATTCCAGGCAAAACACCAGAGCCTGGAGAATCATAGCCAGAGCAGTAGACCCACATATAACATTTTGCTTTTTCAACATCCAACACATTTACCGTTGTTTCATCACAATGCAGAGTGGGTTGTTCAAGCAAAATACGATGTAACTCGTTATTAAGAGGGGTAAATAGTACCGAGCATTTTATTAACCAATCCGCCATCGTTCGCCGTCCAATAATGATACCCCATTGCTGAAATAACGTTTCTTGACGATAAAGTGGAAGACTGTATTGAAATTTAGCCGTAATAATTTGAGCAAGTAAACTTGCGGTCGCAATCCCTTTAGGGATTGGTGACGCTGGCATTGGGGCTTGTTTAATGTCTACTGAAGTATTGTTTTTTTCACAATTTCGGCAAGCATATTTAGGACGAACATGTTGAATAACTTCCACTTTAGCTGGTACAAATTCCAACTTTTCACTGATGTCTTTACCCATCGCATGCATCTCTAGACCGCAACACTTACAAGTTTTATCTTTTATGTCGTGGATAATAACAGTACGCGGTAAGTCTTCAGGTAAGCGTTGGCGTTTTGGCTTTTGACGAGTGTAGGTAATCGTTTGTGTGTCATCATTTTCAATGATGATTTCTTCTTCTGTTTCATTGAATAAATCAAATTGAGTCGAGTCAGATTCACTGCTTTTACCAAAGCGCTGATGTTGAGCCAGCCGAAATTGCTCTAGAAGACGGTTATATTTATTTTCAAGCTGAAGCACAAGTGCTTTCAGCTCGTCAATGGTATCAGGAAGTGGTTTTATTTTATCAGTCATGTAGATGACTATATAACGATAATACAGGTAATCAATCGGTTGCCTCCTATTCTTGACTGAGAATCAACTATTTAAAGGGTTGTTTGATAATGTACCGGTTGATGTCCTAAGATATCAAAACCTTGTAATAGCAGTGTCAGTTGCTGCTCTGATAATGCTAACGTATCGTTATTTATATTTCGTGGCCATTTGAAGCGGTCTTCATCTAATCGCTTGTACCATAAAGCGAATCCTGTTTTATCCCAATACAATATTTTGAGTTTATCACGAGGCTTATTGCAAAATATAAATAGAGCATCACTAAACGGTGATAGTTGCATTTCTTGCTCAACAATCACGACAAGGCCATTAATGGCCTTGCGAAAATCGACAAAATCACGATGAAGATAAATGGTGGAAACATCAGTAAATACATTCATGATTGATACCCTTTTAATAAGAGTCCTATCCAGTGAGGTTCAGTATTAGCTGGCAATGTTAATCG
Protein-coding sequences here:
- a CDS encoding IS66-like element ISVsa2 family transposase, which gives rise to MTDKIKPLPDTIDELKALVLQLENKYNRLLEQFRLAQHQRFGKSSESDSTQFDLFNETEEEIIIENDDTQTITYTRQKPKRQRLPEDLPRTVIIHDIKDKTCKCCGLEMHAMGKDISEKLEFVPAKVEVIQHVRPKYACRNCEKNNTSVDIKQAPMPASPIPKGIATASLLAQIITAKFQYSLPLYRQETLFQQWGIIIGRRTMADWLIKCSVLFTPLNNELHRILLEQPTLHCDETTVNVLDVEKAKCYMWVYCSGYDSPGSGVLPGIVLYDYQSSRHGYHPVNFLKGYNGYLHTDGYQGYEQTEAILVGCWAHARRRFIEAQRVQVKGKTGSADWVLSKIQKLYRIESLLKEASPEAKYVARQTEARDLLKELRDWLDSAVSRVSPKTKLGEAISYTLNQWDKLVRYIDDGLLSIDNNRAERAVKPFVIGRKNWLFSGSTAGADSSAMLYSIVETAKANGLIPYDYIRYCLDRLCVGSPDIDSLLPWNVKDKV
- the tnpB gene encoding IS66 family insertion sequence element accessory protein TnpB (TnpB, as the term is used for proteins encoded by IS66 family insertion elements, is considered an accessory protein, since TnpC, encoded by a neighboring gene, is a DDE family transposase.) translates to MNVFTDVSTIYLHRDFVDFRKAINGLVVIVEQEMQLSPFSDALFIFCNKPRDKLKILYWDKTGFALWYKRLDEDRFKWPRNINNDTLALSEQQLTLLLQGFDILGHQPVHYQTTL